The DNA sequence ATCCTATTCATGCAAATGTGTGCTTAGAGCAATGTCTGACATTTTCCACCCACATTTTCCAAGCTATACTTTTATACATGAACAAGTAGTGCATATACATTCACATTGTGGGCAGTATGGCACGGAGTTATTCATCTCCTCtttatctctttctctttttttttttcttgcattgTTCAGTGTCTAGCCAAAATTGGTCTGACCAATTGTTCAGATATGAGTTGATGGATCAGCTATGTTCCATTGTCATTAAATTGGTTGGACAGATTAGGATTGGACAATTTTAACAAAGAAATGTTCATAGTTCCATTATAGCTAGAAAACTTATTTCAAAGAAGCAATTTGGTTGTTGAATTCGAGATCTGGCTTTGGTATGCTAGTAATGTTGCTTTTGCAACCTAGGAGAACATGGTTTGAGTTATGGAAACAACCTTTCTGGTTATAGGGGTTTAACTATGTACATTGACCCACTTCAAAGATTTTGTACCATACCAGCGTTTCGAGCTCaactcggtacggtacagtatgagTATATTGAGTGGTACACTCTGGCATACTggctagtgtgtgtgtgtgtgtgtattaattaaaaaagttaaaaataaaaaaaagggtgaTGTcatcgaggcgacgtcgcctccccgtacggatgagaagtcgccgatGATGCCGAGGCCTCATCGCCTCAGACGAGGATGAGGCGATATCTCATCTGCGATGTCCGGCGAGAGAGGGTGGCGATGGATCGAGATCATCGAGGGAGAGTGGcgtcggatctccaggttctcccttttcttctccatcGGCTAATACTGCTCAGCAGCGGGCGGTGACGGTCGAAATCAATCGTTATCGACCGATTTTGGGTGGTAACGAGGCGGAAACAGCCCTAATCGACGGTACCGCTTGGTAGCGGATAGTTTGCGTACCGGTCTGCTAGTGGACTGGTATgggtggtttcattcgaaattaaaatcccaaACCCTGTATTGAAGTGAGCCTCACGCATTGGATTCATCCTTTTTCTAATCTGTTTGTTAAAGTTGAATAGGCTATGTAGCCACAAATTTAAGGGGCACTACCTGCCACTAGTGAACTCATTAGAAAACAGATTGTCAGCAGCAATTATTAATTCTTCCATTTGTAATTGTTTAAAGAACCCTTTGTGCCTGTTTTGGTGTGAATTCTTCATTTCTTTTAGATACTACTAAGCATTATCATAAATATAAAATAGAATACAACTAAAATTTGTTGTTAGTAAGGAGACAGATCATGCAACATGAAGATTCATTGATGATTCCATTAGCAACTTGGGAGCACAATATATTTTGCTGTCTGTGATTTTGATAGTTTAGTTTGTACTTCATTTTAAAATTCTAATGGGCAAAAATTTCAGATCATATTTCGTATCTTGGGTGTCCTTTTCTCATCCTATTAGAAATTAATATTAGAGAGAAGTTTCTTAGATAGTTTAGTGGTACATATCTTAGCATAGAGTTTTTTCTTTGGTTATATCTTTGTTAATGGTTTCAAATttagtttttgaagtgaattttaTTTAACCTAAAAAGTATGCagcttttttttatttgttgaaCTATCCAAGAGAATGGGGAATAACAGGATATAATGTAAGAAAGGACATTTAGTGGTACATATCTTAGCATAGAGTTTTTGCTTTGGTTATATCTTTGTTAATGGTTTTAAAtttagtttttgaagtaaattttATTTAACCTAAAACGTATGCAGCTTTTTTTGATTTGTTGAACTATCTAAGAGAATGGGGAATAACAGGATATAATGTAAGAAAGGACATTTACTTGAGTTATGTTCAAATAAATAAGTTTGTGGTATTTAAGTAAATAGGCAATTTAATAGTACTAGTACCCAAAGGGAATATAGgatcatgtttttatgtggttgatTGGTCTTTGTACAGAACTTATTAACTCCTCTACCATGTATTGGCTTATTGCATGATCTTAATACTGGAATGATTGATCACTCCAACTGGCCACTGCACTACTTAGTGGTTTTAACAAAATGGTGGATCATTTATGTGATGTTCTGGAAATTAGAAATGGTCTCTTCTCTTTGTTCTGTTCTGTTAATTTTGATTTTGTTATTTCCCGTAAAGAATAGTAGTCTAATGAGTTTCATGTACTGGACCCAACCAGGTTAATGATACTGTTGGCACATTAGCTCTTGGCCATTATTACGATGTTGACACTGTAGCTGCAGTGATAATTGGAACGGGAACCAatgcttgctatcttgaaagGACTGATGCAATTATAAAGTATCAAGGCCTTCTTACGAACTCTGGTGACATGGTATCTTATGTATTATTCAAGTTACATGATTTCAAGCCTGCTTTTGTTCTGCTGCAGAATATATTCTTTGTTGCTGGTCATGTGTCCATTCATTATTATGCTGATTAGGTTGTCAACATGGAATGGGGAAATTTCTGGTCATCACATCTACCAAGAACACCCTATGACATATCTCTAGATGATGAGAGCCCCAATCGTAATGAGCAGGCAAGACTTTCCAGTGTGCTTATCCTTTTAGTATACTTTTGTAGTCACCTGAGAAGCCTTGTAACATCGTCTTTTTTCTGGTATAGGGTTTTGAAAAAATGATATCAGGGATGTACTTGGGTGAAATTGTTAGAAGGGTTCTTCAGAGGATGGCAGAGGAGTCAGATATCTTTCCAGATGCTGTGCAAAATCTGTCAGTCCCCTTTGTCATAAGGTATGCTATTGATAGAGTTTGCAGCAGGTCCATGTGTAAGATTGTCACCTGCAACTtcagtttatttcttgtatttttaTGGTAACATTAACGCATTCTAGTAGTGATGAACATGATTAATATCTTTTATGTCAGTAGTTTGTAACATAGCTTCTACCCTTTGCATGGATAGTCAATAGACCTTTTTCTTTTGTCAGAATTTATAGCATTAGGACCAAGGTTTGCTGTTGCATCATGGTGGGTTGGATTCTAGTAGTGGTCAACAGACCGTTGTGTTGATTAGCATTGATTAGTCTAGCCATATCTCATCCCCTCTGGTATGGATCAGCATTGACGTATTGATACTTTTACAGTATGTTTTGATGCATACCAACACATGACAACCAGTACACTATCATGCTTAATTATAACTTTATTTATGGTCTCATTGAGGGCTATGATAGACTTGATTTATTGCAATTCTTTTTCCTAGTAAACAAGGTGCAAGATAAATCATTTCAGAAGTGTTTTTTAGCATCTGATTTTGCTTTAGAAATGGATACACATAGTGTTATGTCAATAATTGAATGCACATGAATGCTGCCTATCAAACAATGCTGATAGTTATCCTGCTCTGTTTGAGAGTGCAGTAATGTTCATCGACGACAGATCTACTTTAAATTCTCTTTGTTTCTTGTCTGGAAGTGCATTAGATGCAAATAATTCCATTTTATTTGCGACTTCCAATTGGTAATGTCATGAATCAagattcttttctttctcttttgagtGCTGAGAGAGCTTCCTGAGTTCCCTCAAACTTCCCATTATTTCTCCCAGGACACCTTTGATGGCAGCAATGCACGAGGACAACTCACCTGACTTGAGAGAAGTCGGGAAGATACTTGAAGACCATTTGAAGGTATCACACTTTCAATGATATCTTCATCGTCTATGCCAATAGTCGCTATTGTCATTAGCATCCTAACTATTGCCACTGGACTAATCTCATCAGATATCTGGAGTCTCATTGAAGGCAAGAAGGCTTCTTGTTAGAGTATGTGACATAGTCACGAGAAGAGCTGCAAGGTTAGCTGCAGCAGGTATAGTTGGGATACTAAAGAAGATAGGACGAGATGGGAGTGCAGGCGTTGCAAGCGGAAGAACGAAGGGCAAACCGAGAAGAACGGTCGTGGCAGTCGAAGGAGGTCTTTATGTTGGGTACTCGATGTTCAGGGAGTACTTGAATGAAGCCGTTGCAGAGATCTTAGGCGAGGAGGTTGCCCCGTATGTTTGTCTTCGGGTCTGTGAGGATGGATCGGGAACAGGCGCTGCTGTCCTTGCTGCAGCATATTCATCAAATCGATAAAACTACCTTACACATTGTATCATTCTGTGCAAAATGTAAAAAATTCAGTATATAATGCATGTGCAAGGTTGATGTGCAGAACTTTCAATTATCCTGCTTGTGTTATTATTATATCTACTCTGTTTAGATCAAGGTTCCTAATCTCATGTACAATATATTtggggctaattataaattatcgtaTGTAGTTAGGTATTTTTAGTATTTCAATTCTTacattttaaaaagttacattggcaTATCTGTAATTATAAAATTGAGATATTTAGGTTTGtttattttaatatcatcgattttatcaacgaaaatacgaaaataaaaaataaaaagataattataatattttagttgTTGAAAGCGGACGACTTAGGTGGAAGCGGACGATGACGTCGTTAGGGGTCGCGATGTCACTCGGCAACTGTGTCGGTATCACGTGACAACTGTGTCGGTATCACGTAAGTATAGAGTTGCTCCCATCTCTTGCAGTAACTCTTTTCATCCACAACAATTACTCGTGGCCTCTAATAATATCATCGTTCCATCATcataaattgaaatattaaaatgatcttttcgtcattaaaatcaacatcGTAAATAGATttagatgttttacttttataactataaaaatattaaatataattttttaaaatataaggatagAAACACTAAAGGTAGTTAACTACAtgggataatttataattagctcgTATATTTGGTTAGGATTACGAAGAACAGTCTAAAAACATATAAAGAAATTGTCTATACCACCTCGTGTCTTTACCAGGGTGTCCAACACGATGTATTGCTTAGTTTACTCTGGTCATGTACCTTATTGGATCGATAAATACTATCCGTACCAAAACGTACTGTGACAACACTTAAGACATCAAATGGCACGCAAGATGAGTTTAGAAGCCGGACTTCTGAAGCCTTGATCTGAAACAACTGAAGGAGCCTGGCCACAATTTACTGCAAGCTTTCAAATGTATTGAAAGCCTAAATGTCTCGATCCTTAGTGATAATTTGCAACCGTGTAGTGCTGGTTCTTCCCAGTCCCACATTGTGAATGCAAATATATTATGTGGAACTCTTAATGCTTCATATTGGCCTCTTCAGTGTGGTATTGATTCCATAACATGAATGCAAATGATTCATCTAATTGCAATGCACAACAGGTTAATCTAGAGTCTTTAATTTTCACTCAACTACTCAGAACCCTGAATAGTGCATAACAGAAGTTTTCTGGTAACAAAGTATTCTACGGAAAATCCCTAAGGTTGTTACACTCGGCCAAtgatttgtgaaaaaaaaaaagaagatttgtcATGATTGTGTAAAGCAAACAGCAGATGTTGATAAATCTTGTAGATATCAtccatatttatcatttttttctctttttgatgcAAAGATAAATGGTGAAGACGAAACTTGATTCCAAAATCTTGCTATCGACTGTCAGTCCTTATCAGCTAAGATAGCTATCATCATTTGTTTCTgcccttcttatgcttccgagggGGAGGCTTCTTTCCACCCTTCTTGTTTGATCGGTGCTTTGCAAC is a window from the Musa acuminata AAA Group cultivar baxijiao chromosome BXJ2-1, Cavendish_Baxijiao_AAA, whole genome shotgun sequence genome containing:
- the LOC103988590 gene encoding hexokinase-3 isoform X1, which gives rise to MGGAGLGLAAACAVATCAIATVMVAHRVRSRRRWGRAVALVREFEEACATSVGRLRQVVDAMAVEMHAGLASEGGSKLRMLLTFIDNLPDGSEEGTYYALDLGGTNFRVLQIQFSGKGSMILTHRVQRQQISQELMTGTREELFNFIASTLKQFVQREDDGIDQIPDVRKDLGFTFSFPVRQLSVSSGLLIKWTKGFSIKDAVGKDVAQCLTEAMLKTGLNMRVAALVNDTVGTLALGHYYDVDTVAAVIIGTGTNACYLERTDAIIKYQGLLTNSGDMVVNMEWGNFWSSHLPRTPYDISLDDESPNRNEQGFEKMISGMYLGEIVRRVLQRMAEESDIFPDAVQNLSVPFVIRTPLMAAMHEDNSPDLREVGKILEDHLKISGVSLKARRLLVRVCDIVTRRAARLAAAGIVGILKKIGRDGSAGVASGRTKGKPRRTVVAVEGGLYVGYSMFREYLNEAVAEILGEEVAPYVCLRVCEDGSGTGAAVLAAAYSSNR